AATAATGCCAACTACTCCCTTTTTAGGAGATTTACAAACAAAGGGTTGATAAAATACATTATTAATAGCTAAAACTTGACCTTCTTCAACATGGTCACCTACTTTAACAACAGTAATTTGCTCTAGCTTTTCTTTAGGCAATGACAAAATCTTAGCCACAGGTACTTTTACTACATTACCGGGAACATAGTCTAATACAGCAATAATATCATTATTACAAACCTCTTGACCAAGTTTAACAGTAATTTTACCAGGATAAGGTAATGATCTTTCTTTATGCAATAACACTTTTTTCATTAATTACCCCTCCTAACCAATTCTATTTCTTGCTGAGTAAATGAACCACTATCTATTAACCACTTGCTAATATCACTAATGGTTACTTCATGGTTTACAACTGCTTTTCGCATATCAACAATAAAGCCAGCTTTTCCTCCAGCAACATTTATTGATTTACTCTTACCTGTTCCTTCACCTATATCTATAGACTTAGCTGGCACTAAATTAAGCTTAGCTAGTTCATTTTCACCTAATTCATAAAATTTAAGCTCACCAGCATTTATAGTGTCCTTTACTTTTTTTGAACCTATAGTTCCACTAATCTGTAATGCCATTTCATGTTTTTCGCTTTCACCATAACCAGTAACAACTGTGCCTAAAGGAATAAAGCAGTCTTTAATTAAAACGTTTAAAGCAATATCTGGGTAGTGTTGCGATAACACCCCTAAATGAGGCATCATAAATATACTATCTACTGCAAGATTAGTTACACCTTTTAACTCACTTGAATCCATTATCATTAAGGCAGCTTGAACTCTACGAGGGGCATGAGATAACACTCCACCACTACCTATTACTAAACCAACACTATTCATGTTAAGTAGGCTTTTATCTTCTTTGGTACTTGCTATGCGAGCCTCTTGAGATTTAAAGAAATTATCCATTACTGACTGTTCTTCTGGCAAAGCAGTTATTAGCTGCTCATGGTGATTAATAGATATTCTCAATGCCTCACGTGCCACAGCCTGTTCTACCATTAATTCTTTTAATGATACTGGTAGCGTTGTAGGGTATAACATTTTTGTAGCTATCATATCGCTAAGCTCTTCATCGCTAATTACAAATGGTAACCACCGCTTTACATTACTTATTCCAGCATTCTCTAACACATTGCCAATACTATAAGACATACCCATATTGGCACTTACAGTACGGTAGAACTCATTGTTTAACACAGAGAAAACATCTGTTGTTGCTCCACCTATATCCATACCTAAAATATTTAAATTTTGACGCTCTGCTAAAATAGTCATTATGGCACCCACTGCTTTAGGCGTTGGTAAAATTTTAGCCGACGTTGCAGCACTTAATTTACTGTATCCGGGTGCTTGTTGCATTACATGACTTAAAAACAACTCATGTATTTCATCTCTGGCTGGGGCTAAATTTTCTGTACTTAGGGTTGGCCTTAAATTAGGAACAATATGCAAGTCAAAATCATCTGCTAATGTATCTTTTACTAAATCGGTAGCATCTTTATTACCAGCAAAAATTACTGGCAGCTTTATATCTTTACCAAAACGAGGTTTAGGATTAGAGGCATTGATTATGTCTGCAAACTCTAGGGCAAACTCAACACTTCCTCCATCTATTCCACCTGTTAGTAATATCATATCTGGTCTACTATTACGAACAGATTCGATAATTTCATAAATAGGTCTTTCATCATCGGCTGAAATTACATCTAATAAAATAGCTCCAGCACCAAGGGCAGCTCTACTTGCGCTAGCACCAGTAACCTTACTGTATAAGCCAATAACTAGCACCTGTAATCCTCCCCCTGCACTGCTTGAGGTATAATACTCTATTCCTTCTGCTGTTACTTTAGGGTCACTATTGGATTTAATATCTCTATCTATAATTTTTCCTAATTTTGCAATAGCGCTTTTCACGCCAATGGTAACATCTTCAAAAGGCTCTTCAACTGTTGTTGGTGACTCAGCTCTACTTACTAAGCGGTATCCATCACCTTTTTTTTCTATTAAAATAGCTTTAGTAGTTGTACTGCCAACATCAGTGATTAAAAATGACGACATAATAAACACCTCAGTTTTTTTATTTAGTATTACTATTTTACAACAAAATAAAATTAAAATCATTATATTATTTAGGCTAGCCAATTGTTATTAATTTATTAGTAGAAATATTAAATACATTTTTTAATAGTTAAAAAAATCTACAATCACCATAATAGCTAATTGGCAATTGTAGATTTATATTTTTTATTGTTAAATCTCTATAAAGACTCATCCATGGCCTTATAAATTTGTTGGCTTAACTCACTTACTTCAGTTTTTAAGTTAGTTAAATCGTTCTCCATTTTAGCAACAAACTCTTCATCTTTTAATGAACCTAAGTTAATTTTTACATTATAAACAGCACCTCTAAATGCTGCTTCTGCCATTCCTGCACCAACACCAGCATCGCTTAGGGCATTTTTATTGCCTTTTAAGGCAGCTTCTTTACATAACTTTAGGACGTCAACACTTATTTTAGCCATTTCAAAGGGTGTAGCAGTTGCTTTTTTAGTGCCCTCTTGAATCGCCTTTCGGCGGACTGATTTTTCCTCTTGTGTTGCTTTGGGCATTTTAAATGCAGCCATAACTTCATTAAAGGCCTCGGTATCTTCATCAATAAGTTGTAAATAACGGTCTTTTAATAAGTTTGCTTTTTCTCTTAAAACCTTCATATCTAGCTCTACTTCGGCATACTTCTTTTTGCCTACTGTTAAATTGCCTACCATTGATGCTAATGCTGCACCTAAAGCACCAGCCACTGCAGAGGCACTTCCACCACCCGGAGCTGGAGATGATGAGGCTAACTCCTCACAAAAACCTTTTACTGTTAAGTTTACTAATTTAGTTGTCATAAATAACTCTTCCTTCCTCTGCAACTTTCACACCTTTTTTATAAACCTGTTTGGCATGATTTTTTCCAAATCTATAGGCTAAATAATCTAAATTATCGGTATCCCATATAATAAAATCTGCCTGTTTACCCTTCTCTAAGCTACCCAATTTATCCGCCATATTTATGGCATAAGCAGAGTTTAAAGTACAAGCGTTTAAAATTTCTGCCGGGGTCATTCGTAAGTATAAGTATGCTAAGTTAAAAACAAACTGCATATTATCACTAGGACAGCTACCAGGATTAAAATCTGTAGCAACTGCTACGGGAACCCCCTGTGTTATCATTTTACGAGCAGGAGCATAGTCTTTACGTAAATAAAATGATGTACCTGGCAAAATAACTGCAATTGTTTTACTTTTTGCCATATCTTCTATGCCTTTATCCGAAATAGCCATTAAGTGATCAGCCGAGGTTACTTGTAGCTTAGCAGCTAACTCTGCCCCACCAATAGATACAATTTCATCTGCATGCATTTTTAATTTAAAACCATGCTTTTTAGCGGCTACTAATATTTTTTCACTTTCAGGCACTTCAAATACACCTTTTTCACAGAACACATCACAAAACTGCGCTAAACCACTTTTAGCAACAGCTGGAATCATATCATTAATAATGTGTTCAATATATGCCTCTCTGTTTGCTTTATACTCTGGTGGCACAGAGTGAGCACCCATAAAAGTATGCGCTAAGTCC
This Clostridium sp. 'deep sea' DNA region includes the following protein-coding sequences:
- the hutI gene encoding imidazolonepropionase, translated to MAFVYKAIINANLVTAIDIGVPLAGEQQGSVMTINNTALLIKDGYIEDIDVDINNLPAVTEVIDAKGCLLTPGFVDPHTHLVHGGSREHEIELKLKGASYMEIHKAGGGINSTVQATRKASKDQLVNKATKDLNHMLSLGVTAVDSKSGYGLALNEELKQLEVAHELARIHPMDLAHTFMGAHSVPPEYKANREAYIEHIINDMIPAVAKSGLAQFCDVFCEKGVFEVPESEKILVAAKKHGFKLKMHADEIVSIGGAELAAKLQVTSADHLMAISDKGIEDMAKSKTIAVILPGTSFYLRKDYAPARKMITQGVPVAVATDFNPGSCPSDNMQFVFNLAYLYLRMTPAEILNACTLNSAYAINMADKLGSLEKGKQADFIIWDTDNLDYLAYRFGKNHAKQVYKKGVKVAEEGRVIYDN
- a CDS encoding glutamate mutase L; protein product: MSSFLITDVGSTTTKAILIEKKGDGYRLVSRAESPTTVEEPFEDVTIGVKSAIAKLGKIIDRDIKSNSDPKVTAEGIEYYTSSSAGGGLQVLVIGLYSKVTGASASRAALGAGAILLDVISADDERPIYEIIESVRNSRPDMILLTGGIDGGSVEFALEFADIINASNPKPRFGKDIKLPVIFAGNKDATDLVKDTLADDFDLHIVPNLRPTLSTENLAPARDEIHELFLSHVMQQAPGYSKLSAATSAKILPTPKAVGAIMTILAERQNLNILGMDIGGATTDVFSVLNNEFYRTVSANMGMSYSIGNVLENAGISNVKRWLPFVISDEELSDMIATKMLYPTTLPVSLKELMVEQAVAREALRISINHHEQLITALPEEQSVMDNFFKSQEARIASTKEDKSLLNMNSVGLVIGSGGVLSHAPRRVQAALMIMDSSELKGVTNLAVDSIFMMPHLGVLSQHYPDIALNVLIKDCFIPLGTVVTGYGESEKHEMALQISGTIGSKKVKDTINAGELKFYELGENELAKLNLVPAKSIDIGEGTGKSKSINVAGGKAGFIVDMRKAVVNHEVTISDISKWLIDSGSFTQQEIELVRRGN
- a CDS encoding cyclodeaminase/cyclohydrolase family protein, with the protein product MTTKLVNLTVKGFCEELASSSPAPGGGSASAVAGALGAALASMVGNLTVGKKKYAEVELDMKVLREKANLLKDRYLQLIDEDTEAFNEVMAAFKMPKATQEEKSVRRKAIQEGTKKATATPFEMAKISVDVLKLCKEAALKGNKNALSDAGVGAGMAEAAFRGAVYNVKINLGSLKDEEFVAKMENDLTNLKTEVSELSQQIYKAMDESL